A region of Toxorhynchites rutilus septentrionalis strain SRP chromosome 1, ASM2978413v1, whole genome shotgun sequence DNA encodes the following proteins:
- the LOC129774831 gene encoding uncharacterized protein LOC129774831 isoform X1 translates to MVTMIRRNSLNFVSSKWWNAGSSSSGRSPSFGSSVAVQKLRESKWFDSAEERIFCAVIEVGFVVELRHPETGESWFGVTAIETKKSMKPTAENIKIFSVKLSDSNRRLKIYNTSLDQLWKQGYRIRINNLYDKSKKAHSEKDILAQVKYATKTKMPFHNSQHFAEFCRYGDRPQDNRKRQISDCAKWGGTNMGATIIYFAMQTRNTKSDSK, encoded by the exons ATGGTTACAATGATTCGACGGAACAGTTTAAATTTTGTCTCCAGTAAGTGGTGGAACGCTGGGTCGAGCAGTTCCGGGCGAAGTCCTTCGTTTGGAAGTTCAGTGGCGGTTCAGAAGTTACGCGAATCTAAATGGTTTGACTCAGCCGAAGAGCGCATATTCTGTGCAGTAATCGAGGTTGGATTTGTCGTTGAACTGCGCCATCCAGAAACCGGTGAGAGCTGGTTCGGCGTAACGGCCATCGAAACGAAGAAAT CGATGAAACCCACAGCCGAAAACATCAAGATCTTCTCCGTCAAACTGTCCGACAGCAATAGGCGATTGAAGATTTACAACACCTCGCTCGATCAGCTGTGGAAGCAGGGCTACCGAATCCGGATCAACAATCTGTATGACAAATCCAAAAAAGCACACAGCGAGAAAGATATTTTGGCGCAG GTTAAATATGCCACCAAAACGAAAATGCCCTTTCACAATAGTCAACATTTCGCTGAGTTTTGTCGTTATGGCGATCGGCCTCAGGACAACAGGAAGCGACAA ATTTCCGATTGTGCTAAATGGGGCGGGACGAATATGGGCGCCACGATAATTTATTTTGCAATGCAAACGCGAAATACTAAGTCGGACTCAAAATGA
- the LOC129774831 gene encoding uncharacterized protein LOC129774831 isoform X2 has product MVTMIRRNSLNFVSSKWWNAGSSSSGRSPSFGSSVAVQKLRESKWFDSAEERIFCAVIEVGFVVELRHPETGESWFGVTAIETKKSMKPTAENIKIFSVKLSDSNRRLKIYNTSLDQLWKQGYRIRINNLYDKSKKAHSEKDILAQVKYATKTKMPFHNSQHFAEFCRYGDRPQDNRKRQVSVLLKRFEDALNGAQPYF; this is encoded by the exons ATGGTTACAATGATTCGACGGAACAGTTTAAATTTTGTCTCCAGTAAGTGGTGGAACGCTGGGTCGAGCAGTTCCGGGCGAAGTCCTTCGTTTGGAAGTTCAGTGGCGGTTCAGAAGTTACGCGAATCTAAATGGTTTGACTCAGCCGAAGAGCGCATATTCTGTGCAGTAATCGAGGTTGGATTTGTCGTTGAACTGCGCCATCCAGAAACCGGTGAGAGCTGGTTCGGCGTAACGGCCATCGAAACGAAGAAAT CGATGAAACCCACAGCCGAAAACATCAAGATCTTCTCCGTCAAACTGTCCGACAGCAATAGGCGATTGAAGATTTACAACACCTCGCTCGATCAGCTGTGGAAGCAGGGCTACCGAATCCGGATCAACAATCTGTATGACAAATCCAAAAAAGCACACAGCGAGAAAGATATTTTGGCGCAG GTTAAATATGCCACCAAAACGAAAATGCCCTTTCACAATAGTCAACATTTCGCTGAGTTTTGTCGTTATGGCGATCGGCCTCAGGACAACAGGAAGCGACAAGTAAGTGTACTGTTGAAACGGTTCGAAGATGCACTGAACGGAGCGCAGCCCTACTTTTGA